One Solanum lycopersicum chromosome 4, SLM_r2.1 DNA window includes the following coding sequences:
- the LOC138348088 gene encoding uncharacterized protein, whose product MNTWRTKDQRRGGATARGNQNPPQAPAGLIDAEVGASLAQMAQAIVMHAQAMTAQVNRQDFQRENPLVRSMADRLRDFARMDPSIFTGSKTLKDPQEFVDDVPKILVAMGATDIDKAELTSYQLKDVAQIWCKMWQDSRVLGGVPVTWELFKTTFLNRFFPREMREAKVEEFTNLKQGSMIVKEYSLKFVKISRYATSLVSNSRDEMRRFLTGINGDLKKEWRSAMLHNNIDLSRLMVQVQQVKDSLKKRGVHDVRRPRPPDQGGPCHGGHKNNFGVREQPKFKKGQQSSGNSNFQRSTKPRGGRPESKRGKGGECNVLRRFMLSVAELTVESADRALMPATVVV is encoded by the exons ATGAACACTTGGAGAACTAAGGATCAGAGGAGGGGAGGAGCAACTGCTAGAGGTAATCagaatccaccccaggctcccGCTGGGTTGATTGATGCTGAGGTGGGGGCATCTCTAGCCCAGATGGCACAAGCCATCGTGATGCATGCTCAGGctatgactgcccaagtcaaCCGGCAGGATTTTCAGAGGGAGAACCCACTGGTTCGAAGCATGGCTGATAGACTGCGAGATTTTGCGAGGATGGATCCTTCTATATTCACAGGGTCTAAGACATTAAAGGATCCTCAAGAGTTTGTAGACGATGTGCCTAAGATTTTGGTGGCTATGGGAGCCACTGATATTGACAAGGCGGAGCTAActtcctatcaactcaaggatgttgcacagatttggtgcaagatgtggcaagaTAGTCGTGTCTTAGGTGGAGTGCCAGTCACATGGGAGCTGTTCAAGACAACATTTCTGAATAGATTCTTCCCCagagagatgagggaggccaaggttgaAGAGTTCACCAACCTTAAGCAAGGCTCAATGATAGTCaaggagtattccctgaagtttgttaaGATATCAAG gtatgctacttcccTAGTTTCTAAcagcagggatgagatgaggaggttcctcacaggaatcaatggagacttgaagaaggagtGGCGATCTGCGATGCTCCATAATAACATAGATCTTTCCAGGTTGATGGTGCAAGTCCAGCAGGTAAAGGACAGCCTAAAAAAGAGAGGTGTTCATGATGttaggaggcctaggcctccAGATCAGGGAGGTCCCTGTCATGGTGGCCACAAAAATAACTTTGGCGTCCGTGAGCAGCCAAAGTTCAAGAAGGGGCAACAGAGTTCTGGGAATTCTAACTTTCAGAGGAGTACAAAACCTAGAGGAGGCAGACCTGAATCCAAGAGGGGCAAAGGAGGTGAATGCAACGTTTTAAGAAGATTTATGTTAAGTGTGGCCGAGCTCACAGTGGAGAGTGcagacagggcactaatgcctgctACAGTTGTGGTGTGA